The proteins below come from a single Carassius carassius chromosome 11, fCarCar2.1, whole genome shotgun sequence genomic window:
- the igfbp5b gene encoding insulin-like growth factor-binding protein 5b isoform X2, translating into MALLVLGTFLTALSISGGSFVPCEPCDQKALSMCPPVPVDCQLVKEPGCGCCLTCALAEGQACGVYTGTCTNGLRCLPRNGEEKPLHALLHGKGVCTNEKGYKPPHPSIDVIHNRKNAAVLKDKKKQQEKHRLLVSMDYSPLPIDKHEPEFGPCRRKLDGIIQSMKDTSRVMALSLYLPNCDRKGFFKRKQCKPSRGRKRGICWCVDKYGVQLPGTDYSGGNIQCKDLENSNNNE; encoded by the exons ATGGCTCTTCTTGTGCTGGGTACATTTCTCACGGCGTTGTCCATCAGCGGAGGCTCTTTCGTGCCGTGCGAGCCGTGCGATCAGAAGGCGCTCTCCATGTGTCCTCCGGTCCCGGTGGACTGTCAGCTGGTGAAGGAGCCCGGCTGCGGCTGCTGCTTGACTTGCGCTCTGGCGGAGGGTCAGGCGTGTGGGGTGTACACCGGTACATGCACAAACGGACTGCGCTGTCTGCCGCGCAACGGCGAGGAGAAGCCGCTTCACGCCCTGCTGCACGGCAAGGGAGTGTGTACGAACGAGAAGGGATACAAACCACCGCACCCATCCATTG ACGTAATCCACAATAGGAAGAATGCTGCCGTGCTCAAGGACAAGAAGAAACAACAGGAGAAGCATCGGTTACTGGTGTCGATGGACTACTCCCCCCTTCCCATCGACAAGCATGAGCCGGAATTT GGTCCCTGCAGAAGGAAGCTGGATGGAATCATTCAAAGTATGAAGGATACCTCCCGTGTCATGGCTCTTTCCCTCTACCTGCCTAACTGTGACAGGAAGGGCTTCTTCAAGCGCAAGCAG TGCAAGCCCTCCCGTGGCCGGAAACGAGGCATCTGCTGGTGTGTGGACAAATACGGCGTGCAGCTGCCCGGCACTGATTACAGCGGCGGTAACATCCAGTGCAAGGATTTggagaacagcaacaacaacgaGTGA
- the igfbp5b gene encoding insulin-like growth factor-binding protein 5b isoform X1 codes for MALLVLGTFLTALSISGGSFVPCEPCDQKALSMCPPVPVDCQLVKEPGCGCCLTCALAEGQACGVYTGTCTNGLRCLPRNGEEKPLHALLHGKGVCTNEKGYKPPHPSIDRESIEHDDTVKPDTTEDQIPKIPLYPKPDVIHNRKNAAVLKDKKKQQEKHRLLVSMDYSPLPIDKHEPEFGPCRRKLDGIIQSMKDTSRVMALSLYLPNCDRKGFFKRKQCKPSRGRKRGICWCVDKYGVQLPGTDYSGGNIQCKDLENSNNNE; via the exons ATGGCTCTTCTTGTGCTGGGTACATTTCTCACGGCGTTGTCCATCAGCGGAGGCTCTTTCGTGCCGTGCGAGCCGTGCGATCAGAAGGCGCTCTCCATGTGTCCTCCGGTCCCGGTGGACTGTCAGCTGGTGAAGGAGCCCGGCTGCGGCTGCTGCTTGACTTGCGCTCTGGCGGAGGGTCAGGCGTGTGGGGTGTACACCGGTACATGCACAAACGGACTGCGCTGTCTGCCGCGCAACGGCGAGGAGAAGCCGCTTCACGCCCTGCTGCACGGCAAGGGAGTGTGTACGAACGAGAAGGGATACAAACCACCGCACCCATCCATTG ATCGTGAATCAATAGAGCATGATGATACAGTGAAGCCAGACACGACTGAAGACCAGATTCCTAAAATTCCGCTTTACCCCAAACCAGACGTAATCCACAATAGGAAGAATGCTGCCGTGCTCAAGGACAAGAAGAAACAACAGGAGAAGCATCGGTTACTGGTGTCGATGGACTACTCCCCCCTTCCCATCGACAAGCATGAGCCGGAATTT GGTCCCTGCAGAAGGAAGCTGGATGGAATCATTCAAAGTATGAAGGATACCTCCCGTGTCATGGCTCTTTCCCTCTACCTGCCTAACTGTGACAGGAAGGGCTTCTTCAAGCGCAAGCAG TGCAAGCCCTCCCGTGGCCGGAAACGAGGCATCTGCTGGTGTGTGGACAAATACGGCGTGCAGCTGCCCGGCACTGATTACAGCGGCGGTAACATCCAGTGCAAGGATTTggagaacagcaacaacaacgaGTGA